The following proteins come from a genomic window of Phnomibacter ginsenosidimutans:
- a CDS encoding outer membrane beta-barrel protein, producing the protein MRVIGTLCFLLFFSATSFAQFIKIGPKAGANLVKMEGKSFKESFQLGYFAGAFAEVKLGKKFYLQPEVLFTETNLSTSSNFNDIYQNLLIPDTLTSIKLQALTIPVTLNWRVANILSFSAGPQFSINMKKGEGLFNNAKSAFSDGDIAFVAGANVMLSKLRVSARYGWGIKEMNNVDGQDPWKQQTIQLGVGFVF; encoded by the coding sequence ATGCGAGTTATTGGCACACTATGTTTTCTGCTGTTCTTTTCTGCTACATCCTTTGCGCAGTTCATAAAAATTGGCCCAAAGGCTGGCGCCAATCTGGTGAAAATGGAAGGCAAATCTTTCAAGGAAAGTTTTCAGCTGGGCTATTTTGCCGGTGCCTTTGCCGAAGTAAAACTGGGCAAGAAATTTTACCTGCAACCAGAAGTGTTATTTACCGAAACCAACTTGAGCACCAGCAGCAATTTCAACGACATTTACCAAAACCTGCTCATACCCGATACGCTGACCAGCATAAAGCTGCAGGCTTTAACCATACCCGTAACACTCAACTGGCGGGTGGCCAATATCCTCTCGTTTTCGGCAGGGCCACAGTTCAGCATCAATATGAAAAAAGGTGAGGGGCTGTTCAACAATGCCAAATCGGCTTTTAGCGATGGCGACATTGCTTTTGTAGCTGGCGCCAATGTGATGCTGAGCAAACTGCGGGTAAGTGCCCGTTATGGCTGGGGCATCAAAGAAATGAACAATGTAGACGGGCAGGATCCGTGGAAGCAACAAACCATTCAGTTGGGCGTCGGCTTCGTCTTCTAA
- a CDS encoding LON peptidase substrate-binding domain-containing protein: MSRSQQPFFMNSEDDVDFMPIIPITEGEQEEDKSIVYPDVVPVLPLRNTVLFPGVVIPITVGRDKSIKAVNDAYKGDKLIAVLAQKDSSVEEPSPEDLVEIGTVAKIIKLIKMPDGGTTVILQGKRRFRLLNILEQDPYFKASVEYLQETEQPKDQNFDALVSNIKELATQIIQLSPNIPSEAAIILKNIENPSFLIHFVAGNMNTDVKEKQQILELNDIDKRAEELNRLLHRELQFAQLKDQVTNKTRTEIDKQQREYFCSSNSRVSKKSWVPIMWPR, translated from the coding sequence ATGAGTAGATCGCAGCAGCCTTTTTTTATGAATAGTGAAGACGATGTAGACTTCATGCCCATCATTCCCATTACGGAAGGAGAGCAGGAAGAAGACAAAAGCATAGTATATCCTGATGTGGTGCCGGTGCTGCCTTTGCGCAATACCGTATTGTTTCCCGGCGTGGTTATACCCATTACCGTGGGCCGCGACAAAAGCATCAAAGCAGTAAATGATGCGTACAAAGGCGACAAACTGATTGCCGTTTTGGCGCAAAAAGACAGCAGCGTAGAAGAGCCTTCCCCGGAAGATTTGGTGGAGATTGGTACTGTGGCCAAAATCATCAAACTCATCAAAATGCCCGATGGCGGCACTACGGTGATTTTGCAGGGTAAGCGCCGTTTTCGGTTGCTGAACATTTTGGAGCAAGACCCATATTTCAAAGCCAGTGTAGAATACCTGCAGGAAACGGAACAACCCAAGGATCAGAATTTTGATGCGTTGGTGAGCAACATTAAAGAACTGGCCACACAAATCATTCAGCTGTCGCCCAACATTCCCAGCGAAGCGGCCATCATTCTCAAAAACATCGAGAACCCATCTTTCCTCATCCACTTTGTGGCCGGAAATATGAACACCGATGTAAAAGAGAAGCAGCAAATACTGGAGCTGAACGACATTGATAAACGTGCCGAAGAACTGAACCGCCTGCTGCACCGGGAACTCCAATTTGCGCAGCTGAAAGATCAGGTGACGAATAAAACCCGCACCGAAATAGACAAGCAGCAGCGGGAGTATTTTTGCAGCAGCAACTCAAGAGTATCAAAGAAGAGTTGGGTACCGATAATGTGGCCGAGGTAA
- the lon gene encoding endopeptidase La, with the protein MLAAKQAFSTGIEKLERMHPSTPDYSVVYNHLDLMLDLPWDETTEDNYDLKNAKKVLDADHYGMHKIKERILEYLAVLKLKGDMKSPILCFVGPPGIGKTSLGRSIAHAIGRKYVRLSLGGLHDESEIRGHRKTYIGAMPGRILQNLRKVKTSNPVMILDEIDKVGNDHRGDPSSALLEVLDPEQNNSFYDNYLELEYDLSKVLFIATANSLQSIQPALRDRLEIIDLSGYAIEEKVEIAKRHLIPKQQEAHGLARQNLKIADPVIEKIVESYTRESGVRELDRQVASVMRYKAREFATNGKMKTQVLAKDVEKILGVPRYSNDMYKTVNQPGVAVGLAWTYVGGDILFIEALLSEGKGELKLTGNLGNVMKESASTALTYLQANAKKIGVDAELFNKRSIHIHVPEGAVPKDGPSAGVTMLTALTSVFTGRRVKPYLAMTGEITLRGQVLPVGGIKEKILAAKRAGLKEVILCWQNEKDVKEIDPSFIGGMTFHYVKTMQQVLDLALV; encoded by the coding sequence CTGCTTGCTGCTAAACAAGCTTTTAGTACGGGCATTGAAAAACTAGAACGTATGCACCCTAGCACACCTGATTACAGCGTGGTGTACAACCACCTCGATTTGATGCTGGACCTGCCTTGGGATGAAACCACCGAAGACAATTACGATCTGAAAAACGCCAAGAAAGTATTGGATGCCGATCACTATGGCATGCACAAAATCAAGGAGCGTATTTTAGAATATCTGGCCGTACTGAAACTCAAGGGCGATATGAAAAGTCCCATCCTTTGTTTCGTTGGTCCTCCGGGTATTGGTAAAACTTCATTGGGACGCAGCATTGCCCATGCCATTGGCCGTAAGTATGTACGCCTGAGCCTCGGTGGTTTGCACGATGAAAGTGAAATCCGCGGTCACCGCAAAACATACATTGGTGCCATGCCGGGCCGCATTTTGCAAAACCTGCGTAAGGTAAAAACCAGCAATCCGGTGATGATTTTGGATGAGATTGACAAGGTGGGCAACGACCATCGCGGCGATCCTTCCAGTGCCTTACTCGAAGTGCTCGACCCTGAGCAAAATAATTCTTTTTACGACAACTATCTGGAGCTGGAATACGACCTGAGCAAAGTGTTGTTCATTGCCACGGCCAACAGTTTGCAGAGTATTCAGCCGGCACTTCGCGACCGTTTGGAAATCATCGATCTTTCTGGCTATGCCATTGAAGAGAAAGTGGAGATTGCGAAGCGACACCTCATTCCCAAACAACAGGAAGCACATGGTTTGGCCAGGCAAAACCTGAAGATTGCCGATCCGGTGATTGAAAAAATTGTAGAGTCTTACACTCGTGAAAGCGGTGTGCGGGAGCTCGACAGACAAGTGGCGTCTGTGATGCGGTACAAGGCCCGTGAGTTTGCTACGAATGGCAAAATGAAAACGCAGGTGTTGGCGAAAGATGTAGAGAAGATTTTGGGTGTGCCCCGCTATAGCAACGATATGTATAAAACCGTGAACCAACCCGGCGTGGCTGTTGGCTTGGCCTGGACGTATGTTGGCGGAGACATTCTGTTTATTGAAGCACTGCTGAGCGAAGGCAAAGGTGAATTGAAACTCACCGGCAACCTGGGCAATGTAATGAAAGAAAGCGCCAGCACTGCATTGACATATTTGCAAGCCAATGCCAAAAAGATTGGTGTTGATGCGGAGCTATTCAACAAGCGTAGCATACACATACACGTGCCCGAAGGTGCTGTACCTAAAGATGGCCCAAGTGCTGGTGTCACCATGCTTACAGCGCTTACATCTGTGTTTACAGGCCGCAGGGTAAAGCCCTACCTGGCCATGACCGGTGAAATTACGTTGCGTGGACAGGTGCTACCCGTTGGTGGTATCAAAGAAAAAATATTGGCCGCCAAAAGAGCTGGTTTAAAAGAAGTGATTTTGTGCTGGCAAAATGAAAAAGATGTGAAGGAAATCGATCCCTCATTTATTGGTGGAATGACCTTCCACTATGTTAAAACAATGCAACAAGTGCTCGATTTGGCATTGGTATAA
- a CDS encoding DUF5995 family protein produces MQTIAEVIAQLDHIVAHSVAQSSRQAYFASLYRQMTVAVQQGIQQQVFEDAARMEKLDVLFAQRYIDAWQQYQQHGTLTQSWRHVFDNTQQSYTVIQHLLMGINTHINLDLAIAAALTAPGESIWQLQKDFDTINSQIATLAVEVQRKLEAICWPMKLLSRISEGKEKAVLNFSIEKARQAAWANAVALALMPEQERAAYIVQMDATVLGISQKIAKPGAVAGWMLTPIRWFEEKNVQRVAALLA; encoded by the coding sequence ATGCAAACCATCGCCGAAGTCATCGCCCAACTCGATCACATTGTTGCACACAGCGTAGCCCAATCTTCTCGCCAGGCTTACTTTGCCAGCTTGTACCGGCAAATGACGGTGGCCGTACAACAGGGTATTCAGCAACAAGTATTTGAAGATGCTGCCCGCATGGAAAAGCTGGATGTACTTTTTGCGCAGCGGTATATTGATGCATGGCAGCAATACCAACAACATGGTACACTTACCCAAAGCTGGCGTCATGTATTTGATAATACACAACAATCGTACACGGTGATTCAGCATTTGCTGATGGGCATCAATACCCACATCAATCTCGACCTCGCTATTGCTGCGGCACTCACTGCACCCGGCGAATCTATATGGCAATTGCAAAAAGATTTCGATACAATAAACAGCCAGATTGCAACGCTGGCGGTAGAAGTGCAGCGCAAACTCGAAGCCATTTGCTGGCCGATGAAACTGCTCAGTCGCATTAGTGAGGGTAAAGAAAAAGCCGTGCTTAATTTTAGCATTGAAAAAGCCCGACAAGCCGCCTGGGCCAATGCAGTAGCACTCGCATTAATGCCGGAGCAAGAACGTGCAGCCTACATTGTTCAAATGGATGCAACCGTGTTGGGCATTTCGCAAAAGATAGCCAAGCCCGGTGCAGTAGCGGGTTGGATGCTGACACCTATCCGTTGGTTTGAAGAAAAAAATGTGCAACGGGTAGCAGCTTTGTTGGCATAA
- a CDS encoding pyridoxine 5'-phosphate synthase, producing the protein MQAANLAHQLGLGLNAGHDLDMHNLAFLKQHIPMLDEVSIGHALICDALYLGLENTVQLYKRQLQ; encoded by the coding sequence GTGCAGGCAGCAAATCTGGCGCATCAACTGGGTTTGGGGTTGAATGCCGGTCATGATTTGGACATGCACAACCTTGCTTTTTTGAAACAACACATTCCCATGCTCGATGAGGTTTCAATTGGTCATGCCCTCATCTGCGATGCGTTGTATTTGGGTTTGGAAAATACAGTGCAGTTATACAAACGGCAGTTGCAATAA
- a CDS encoding pyridoxine 5'-phosphate synthase, translated as MTKLSVNINKIATLRNSRGGNNPDVIQTAKDIERFGAEGITVHPRPDERHIRYADVRALKQIVTTEFNIEGNPREQKFVDLVLEVKPHQVTLVPDADGQLTSDHGWDTIAHKDYLVDIIGRFQSAGIRVSIFVDPVEAMVEGAAATGTNRIELYTESYARHYAEGKKRKLLRLTCRQQIWRINWVWG; from the coding sequence ATGACCAAATTATCTGTCAACATCAATAAGATTGCCACCCTGCGCAACAGCCGTGGTGGCAATAATCCCGACGTCATTCAAACGGCGAAAGACATTGAACGTTTTGGCGCCGAAGGCATCACGGTGCATCCCCGCCCCGACGAACGCCACATTCGCTATGCCGATGTGCGGGCCTTGAAACAAATCGTAACGACAGAGTTCAACATTGAAGGCAACCCCAGAGAGCAAAAATTTGTAGACCTGGTGCTGGAAGTAAAACCGCATCAGGTAACACTGGTGCCCGATGCCGATGGCCAGCTCACCAGCGATCATGGCTGGGACACCATTGCCCACAAAGATTATCTGGTAGATATCATTGGCCGTTTTCAATCAGCGGGAATCCGGGTATCCATTTTTGTAGACCCTGTAGAAGCCATGGTAGAAGGCGCTGCTGCTACTGGCACCAACCGCATTGAACTGTATACCGAAAGTTATGCCCGCCACTACGCCGAAGGCAAAAAGAGGAAGCTGTTGCGCCTTACGTGCAGGCAGCAAATCTGGCGCATCAACTGGGTTTGGGGTTGA
- a CDS encoding GIN domain-containing protein, which produces MKKLHLLLLTVVTLSAGVALAQWKRISGNGNIVTQTRETGTFSEIVVSGSMQVEVTAAPAIGVQVQAEDNLQEYIVTEVKGNRLQVKFKNGVSIE; this is translated from the coding sequence ATGAAAAAGTTGCACCTGCTGCTGTTGACAGTAGTAACCCTGAGTGCCGGCGTAGCACTGGCCCAATGGAAACGCATTAGCGGTAACGGAAACATAGTTACGCAAACCCGAGAAACGGGAACATTCAGTGAAATTGTTGTATCGGGAAGCATGCAGGTAGAAGTAACGGCTGCGCCAGCTATTGGTGTACAGGTGCAGGCCGAAGACAATTTGCAGGAATACATTGTAACCGAAGTAAAAGGCAATCGCTTACAGGTAAAATTTAAAAATGGCGTATCGATCGAATAG
- a CDS encoding head GIN domain-containing protein, which produces MPKLNAASIAGSGSIRSSNQLNSNGNFSATISGSGSVDVQTAATKVDATIAGSGNIVLAGKTDDLHVVISGSGSFKGYQLTANEASVQIAGSGDVQAYASNKLDAAISGSGSAYYKGNASVSVKTSGSGKVRKAD; this is translated from the coding sequence ATGCCAAAGTTGAACGCCGCCAGTATTGCCGGAAGCGGCAGCATTCGTAGCAGCAATCAGCTTAATAGCAATGGCAATTTTTCAGCCACCATTTCGGGCAGCGGTAGTGTAGATGTACAAACTGCAGCCACCAAGGTGGATGCAACGATTGCAGGCAGTGGCAACATTGTACTGGCCGGCAAAACAGATGATTTGCATGTGGTGATTTCTGGTAGCGGCAGCTTCAAAGGATACCAGCTTACTGCCAACGAAGCTTCTGTACAAATAGCCGGCAGTGGCGATGTGCAAGCTTATGCCAGCAACAAACTGGATGCGGCCATCAGTGGCAGTGGCAGCGCGTATTACAAAGGCAACGCCAGTGTTTCTGTAAAAACTTCGGGCAGTGGCAAAGTGCGTAAAGCCGATTAA
- the dcd gene encoding dCTP deaminase encodes MILSDKRILEEIDKGTIKIEPYDRHCLGSNSYDVHLGATLATYKNHLLDAKQHNEIEYFDIPDEGFVLYPHVFYLGVTLEYTETHAHVPFLEGKSSTGRLGIDIHATAGKGDVGFCGNWTLEISVKQPVKVYKGMPIGQLIYFPVDGEIEVKYNQKANAKYSGQPNKPIESMMWRNQF; translated from the coding sequence ATGATACTGAGCGACAAAAGGATATTGGAAGAAATAGACAAAGGCACCATTAAAATTGAGCCTTACGACCGGCACTGCCTTGGCAGCAATAGCTACGATGTGCACCTCGGCGCTACGCTGGCTACCTATAAAAATCATTTGCTGGATGCCAAGCAGCACAACGAGATTGAATACTTCGATATTCCGGATGAAGGTTTTGTATTGTATCCCCATGTGTTTTACCTGGGTGTAACATTGGAGTACACCGAAACACATGCACATGTGCCTTTTCTGGAAGGTAAAAGCAGCACCGGCCGACTCGGCATCGACATTCATGCCACTGCTGGCAAAGGCGATGTAGGTTTTTGTGGCAACTGGACTTTGGAGATTTCTGTAAAGCAGCCAGTGAAAGTGTACAAAGGCATGCCTATTGGCCAGCTCATTTATTTTCCAGTAGACGGCGAAATTGAAGTGAAGTACAATCAAAAAGCAAATGCCAAATACAGCGGCCAGCCCAACAAGCCCATTGAAAGCATGATGTGGCGAAATCAATTTTAG
- a CDS encoding 4'-phosphopantetheinyl transferase family protein, protein MPLFYTQTIDEFTRLGVWEITEPEDFFLEFVPVSRQITHPQKRLQHLAGRFLLQHLFPDFPLSLIQVASTKKPFLPQESHHFSISHCGNYAAAIVSTVDRVGIDIEIPTDRLLHLMPKYLHTNERMLAEPHALDQLVHVATILWSAKEAMFKWYGHGEVDFKQHLRIYELNFDKPDSGHVNAAFMKFDEQPLQLPFTCWPNLVLSWLAV, encoded by the coding sequence ATGCCGCTTTTTTATACACAAACTATCGACGAATTTACCCGCCTTGGTGTTTGGGAAATTACAGAGCCGGAAGACTTTTTTCTGGAGTTTGTACCGGTGAGCCGGCAAATTACACATCCGCAAAAACGCTTGCAGCACTTGGCCGGCCGCTTTTTGTTGCAGCATTTGTTTCCCGATTTTCCGCTGTCGCTTATTCAAGTGGCCAGTACCAAAAAACCATTTCTACCACAAGAGTCGCACCACTTCAGTATTTCGCATTGTGGCAATTATGCAGCCGCCATTGTAAGCACGGTAGACAGGGTAGGGATTGATATAGAAATTCCGACGGACAGGTTGCTGCACCTGATGCCGAAATATTTGCATACCAACGAACGCATGTTGGCCGAGCCGCATGCCCTCGATCAGTTGGTGCATGTAGCTACTATTTTATGGAGTGCCAAAGAAGCCATGTTTAAATGGTACGGTCATGGGGAAGTTGATTTCAAACAACACCTCCGCATTTATGAACTCAATTTTGATAAGCCCGATAGCGGACATGTCAACGCTGCATTTATGAAGTTTGATGAACAGCCATTGCAGTTGCCTTTTACATGTTGGCCAAATTTGGTGCTTAGTTGGCTTGCGGTGTAG
- a CDS encoding DUF4421 domain-containing protein produces the protein MTATLLLFAFSASYAQQESVQANVHDTTFFKTFDGYFTGRFYFSNKFITPDFIPAANKQQLIAYRPNTPITMGVGATYQWLTLNLAYGFKFINQFKDDRGKTRYLDLQSHNYGRRGIIDFYGQFYKGFYLQSPGSTPGKFYVRPDMGISQIGGQYEHIFNWRKFSYRAAMLQSERQLRSAGSLTAGFEANYSIISADSSFVPTDPLYAGLPALSRIRHIEFGPSLGYAYTLVLFRNVFVHANASGYLDLNFTKSSTPFGHQNSVTVRPDFAYRFAAGINRPQWTAAVTWINNQLNAPVQDFRYRQTSGLLRLTFNYRLPVGPKLKKWVRPVDYFNERVISRIRNKQEATPQAN, from the coding sequence ATGACGGCGACACTGTTGCTGTTTGCATTTTCTGCATCCTATGCACAGCAAGAAAGTGTGCAGGCAAATGTGCATGACACTACTTTTTTTAAAACATTTGATGGCTACTTTACCGGAAGATTTTATTTCAGTAATAAATTTATTACACCTGATTTTATACCTGCCGCCAACAAACAACAACTCATAGCTTACCGACCCAATACCCCCATCACGATGGGCGTTGGCGCCACCTATCAGTGGCTTACACTCAACCTCGCTTACGGTTTTAAATTCATCAATCAGTTCAAAGATGACCGCGGCAAAACCCGCTACCTCGACTTACAATCGCACAACTACGGACGAAGAGGTATCATCGATTTCTACGGCCAGTTTTACAAAGGATTTTACCTGCAATCTCCTGGCTCAACACCAGGCAAATTTTACGTTCGCCCCGACATGGGCATTTCTCAAATTGGTGGACAGTATGAACACATTTTCAACTGGCGCAAATTTTCGTACAGAGCGGCCATGCTGCAAAGTGAACGCCAGCTAAGATCTGCCGGCAGCCTTACCGCAGGCTTCGAAGCCAACTACAGCATTATTTCTGCCGACAGCAGTTTTGTGCCTACCGATCCATTGTATGCAGGCTTGCCCGCACTCAGCCGCATCCGGCATATAGAGTTTGGCCCATCGTTGGGTTATGCATACACGTTGGTACTGTTTCGCAATGTATTTGTACATGCCAACGCCAGCGGTTATCTCGATTTGAATTTTACAAAATCAAGTACGCCTTTTGGCCATCAAAACAGTGTAACGGTAAGGCCCGATTTTGCTTATCGTTTTGCCGCAGGCATCAATCGCCCACAATGGACGGCTGCCGTTACTTGGATCAACAATCAGTTGAATGCGCCGGTACAAGATTTTCGCTACCGCCAAACTTCAGGTTTGCTTCGCCTCACTTTCAACTACCGGTTGCCCGTTGGGCCCAAACTGAAAAAATGGGTTCGGCCTGTAGATTACTTCAACGAAAGAGTCATCAGCCGCATCCGCAATAAACAGGAAGCTACACCGCAAGCCAACTAA
- a CDS encoding DUF2130 domain-containing protein gives MPQVICPNCNHKFEPTDAMREELRNQMKDWQQKKDDEYRQRENQLKTQLEQKDREAALLLEQEKKKLAETLEANLRKQLSGDYEVQMKLLQEQLANNDEKLKEARQKELNFLKKEQELLNKEQELEIQLQKMLIDERSKLSDIIRQEEIEKNRNKESEYQLKLKELEEKFEQQKKLAEEMKRKAEQGSMQTQGEVQELMLEEMLRNAFPYDVISEVAKGVRGADCIQTVRNKFGQDCGKIIFESKRTQAFSAEWIEKLKADMRSQGADVAVIVTQTLPKDLERFGEKDGVWICTFAEAKALVHVLREGIIKVATALKSEENKGDKMHMLYAYLTSNEFGEQWRAIREGFLSMRQSIVRERDAMEKLWKAREKQLEKVMLNMSHFKGSIEGIAGQDFELNLLEDGDDATT, from the coding sequence ATGCCTCAGGTAATTTGCCCCAATTGCAACCACAAGTTCGAACCCACCGATGCCATGCGGGAGGAATTGCGCAACCAAATGAAAGATTGGCAGCAAAAAAAAGATGACGAATACCGCCAGCGGGAAAACCAGTTAAAAACTCAGCTCGAACAAAAAGACCGTGAAGCAGCACTTCTACTGGAACAAGAGAAAAAGAAACTGGCAGAAACGCTGGAAGCCAACCTGCGCAAACAACTCTCCGGAGATTATGAGGTGCAAATGAAATTGCTGCAAGAACAACTGGCCAACAACGATGAAAAGCTGAAAGAAGCCCGCCAAAAAGAACTGAATTTTTTGAAGAAGGAACAGGAGCTACTGAACAAAGAACAGGAACTGGAAATCCAACTGCAAAAAATGCTGATTGATGAACGAAGCAAACTCAGCGACATTATTCGGCAAGAAGAAATAGAAAAAAACCGCAACAAGGAAAGTGAATATCAGCTGAAGCTAAAAGAACTAGAAGAGAAATTTGAGCAGCAAAAAAAGCTGGCCGAAGAAATGAAACGGAAGGCCGAGCAAGGCAGCATGCAAACACAAGGTGAAGTGCAAGAACTGATGCTGGAGGAAATGCTGCGCAATGCGTTTCCGTATGATGTGATTAGTGAAGTAGCCAAGGGCGTACGTGGTGCAGATTGCATTCAAACCGTTCGCAACAAGTTTGGCCAAGACTGTGGTAAAATCATTTTTGAAAGCAAAAGAACACAGGCGTTTAGCGCCGAGTGGATAGAAAAACTGAAAGCCGACATGCGCAGCCAAGGTGCTGATGTAGCGGTGATTGTTACGCAAACACTACCCAAAGATTTGGAACGCTTTGGTGAGAAAGACGGCGTATGGATTTGCACATTTGCCGAAGCCAAAGCCCTGGTACATGTATTGCGGGAAGGCATCATTAAAGTTGCAACCGCACTAAAAAGCGAAGAGAACAAGGGCGACAAAATGCACATGTTGTACGCCTATCTCACCAGCAACGAATTTGGCGAACAGTGGCGGGCTATCCGCGAAGGTTTTCTATCCATGCGTCAATCTATAGTACGTGAAAGAGACGCCATGGAAAAACTATGGAAGGCCCGTGAAAAACAACTGGAAAAAGTGATGCTCAACATGTCGCATTTCAAGGGCTCTATTGAAGGCATTGCCGGTCAGGATTTTGAATTGAACCTGCTGGAGGACGGCGACGATGCAACTACCTAA
- a CDS encoding DUF6498-containing protein: MKKASASFSLLLLIGFNLYFIWYYHQHPESFRTLLLLYWLQSAAMGLFTFIQLLTVPINQVEIVENNGQPMSAASSRGCSGFFFLFHYGTFHIVYLIMLWVRSEGKVDVGFLKISFFIILIAEFMEFVRKKQATSSAPVRAGYIFFLPYLRIVPMHLMLVGASLSGWSDITLFLVLKTIADVAMHLLTNRLYFRSTAK, translated from the coding sequence ATGAAAAAAGCTTCTGCTTCCTTCTCCCTCCTGCTGCTGATTGGTTTCAACCTGTATTTCATTTGGTACTACCATCAGCATCCAGAGTCATTCAGAACCTTGCTTTTGCTGTATTGGTTGCAAAGTGCCGCTATGGGATTGTTCACGTTTATTCAACTGCTTACTGTTCCCATCAATCAGGTAGAAATTGTAGAAAACAACGGTCAACCCATGTCTGCTGCCTCAAGCCGCGGTTGCTCCGGTTTTTTCTTTTTGTTTCACTACGGAACCTTCCATATAGTTTACCTCATAATGCTTTGGGTAAGAAGCGAGGGCAAAGTAGATGTTGGCTTTTTGAAAATTTCGTTCTTCATCATACTCATTGCTGAGTTCATGGAGTTTGTACGTAAAAAACAAGCAACATCTTCTGCCCCTGTTCGGGCAGGATATATTTTCTTTTTGCCGTATTTACGCATTGTGCCCATGCACCTCATGTTGGTAGGCGCCAGCCTTTCGGGCTGGTCAGATATCACTTTGTTTTTGGTGCTCAAAACCATTGCAGATGTTGCCATGCATTTGCTCACCAACCGATTGTATTTTCGCAGCACAGCCAAATAA